CGGCGATCGTCACCCGGGCGTTCCTTCCGCTGCTGCGGGAGGGGCGGGGGCGCGTCGTCAACGTCAGCGCCGCCAGCGCGCTGGCCGCCCCGCCCGGCCTGGGCCCCATCGCGGCGAGCAAGGCGGCGCTGGAGTCGCTGTCGGACGCCACCCGCCTCGAATTGGCCCCGTGGGGCATCCCGGTGAGCGTCGTCCGGCCCGGCGCGGTCTCGACGGCGATCTTCGGCAAGGCGGAGGAGGCGGCCCGGATCGCCCTCCGTCGGGCCGACCCGGAGGCGGTCGCGATGTACCGACCGATGCTGGACGCGATCGAGCGGACGATCGCGGACCAGTCACCGGCGCCCGTGGACGGCGTCGTGCGGACCCTGATCAAGGCGATCGAGGCCCGCAGGCCCCGGCGTCACTACACCTGCGGCCGCGACGCGCGGCTGCTGGCCGTGGTGTCGCGGCTGCCGGCGGGTCCGCGCGACCGGATCGTGGCGTCGGCGTTCGGCCTCCGCCGGCTGCCGAGGCCCCCGGCGGGGGCCTCGGCGACGGGCCCGGCGAACACCGCGGGGTAAGGGGGTTGCTCACCTTCCGGAAGGTTGACCGGGCGGTCAATCAGGTATCACCAAACTGGGACAATTCGGTCCCCCAAACCCCCCGGGAGGTGGGCGATGGCCAGGTTCGCGTGGGAGGACGCGGTCGCGTTCGTGGCTGGTCTCGTGGCCGTGCTGGCGCCGGAGCTGTGGGCCGACGCGACCGCCGCCAGGCAGCCGTTGATGGTGCTGGGCGCACTGCTGGCCCTGTCGGGCCTGTACGCGCTGATCGGCGCCGCGGGCCCCTCGGCCTGGACGACGACGGCGTTCGCCGTCCTGACGTTCGGCTCGCCCTGGGCGTTCGGCTTCACCGGCGAGGGCTCGGCCGCCTGGACGGCATGGCTCGCCGGCGGCGCCGCCGCTATCGTCGGCCTGTGGACGGCCGTACAGACCACGACCGCCGAGCAGGCCGGCAGCGAGCAGGTCAACGCCTGACGCGCGGCCCCGGAGGGCGACCCCCGGGACCACACGGCACGGGACGGGCGACCCCCGGTCGCCCGTCCCCCATGCCCGGGGTGCGACACCCGCGCCTCCGGAGGTTCGGGACGATCGTCGTGCGGCCCCCGGCGCTCCGGCGCACGGGGGCCTCGCGTCATCGGTCCCGGGCCGGAACGAGCGACGAGTGCGGGGGGCGCCCGGTGGGAGCGGACCGATGAGGAAGCGCGGGCGGGCCGAGGGCGACACCCGCACCAGGATCCTGGACGCCGCCGAGGAGTTGTTCGCGGCCGACGGGTACGAGGCCACCGCGACCGCCGGGCTCGCCCGGCGTGCCAAGGTGCCCAAGGGGCTGGTCTTCCACTACTTCCCGCAGAAGATCGACCTGCTGGTGGCGCTGGTCGAGGAGCGCACCCTCGTCGAGGTGCTGCCCGAGGACTCGGTGGAGGCCACCCCCGGCGACCCGGCGGGCACCCTCTCGGGTCTGGCACGGCGCTTCCCCCTGCGCGCCTCCCCCGCGATGCGCCGCATCCTGTTCCGTGAGGCCGACACCCACCGCACCGTCCGGGACCGGCTGCGCAGCCTCAACGGCGAGGTGCTGCGCCGGGCGCGTGGAGCCCTGGAGGTCGCCCTGCCCGGGGCGCGGGGCGACGCGGCCCGTCTGGAGGTGGCGGCGGCCACGTTCACGGCCGTCCTGCTCTATCAGGAGAACCTGTCCCAGCTCACCGGCGAGCACATCGACCCCGACGCCGTGGCCGACCTGATCGCCCGGGCCCTGGGCGCCTGAGTCACGGCTCCGGCGACTCGGAGGGCTCCAGCGGCTCCAGCAGGCGGCGGGGCCGCCCCAAAGCCCGAGTGACCGGGTCGTCCCGCAGCGGGACGCGGTCGGCGGAGGGGCGCGTCTCGACGTCCTGCGGGGGGACGACCCCGCCGCACTCCGGGCAGGTGCCGTCCGGATCGAGGCGACCGCCGCACGCGGCGTGCAGGTACAACCGCGTCGGGACGCCCGCGCGGACGTGACGCTCCGCCCAACGGGCGAACGCGTGGAGGCCCGGCCACAGCTCGCGACCCATCTCGGTGAGCACGTAGTCGTGGCCCTGCTTGACGAGCACGCCGGCCTCGACCAGCGTCTGCAGCCGCGCGGCGAGCACCGCCCGGGGCACGTCCAGATGGGCCTGGAAGTCGGTGAAGCGGCGGACGCCGTAGAAGGCGTCACGGACGATCAAGAGGGTCCACCGCTCGCCCACGATCTCCAGGGCCCGGGCCAGGGAGCAGTCCTGGCCCGTGTAGTCCTTTCCCAGCGCCATGCCGGCCAGTCTAACCCCCCGGTTCATTGAACGAACTCGCCATGCTAGCGTCGGGGGCCGATCCGGTTCGTTGACTGAACTTGGAGTGGCCCCCGTGTCCCGTACGACCCTCGCGACACCGTCCCGGACCTCCGCGGTCGGGAGGAACGGGGCCGTGCTCGTCCTGCCGAGCGCGGCGACGCTGCTGGCCCTGATGAACTATTGCGCCCCGATGACCACGCTCACCGCCACCGCCGCCGGGTTGGGGGCCGGATCCGCGGCACAGGTGTGGATGCTCAGCGGGATCAGCCTGGGCCTGGGGGCGACGCTGCTGGTGGCGGGCGGCCTGGCCGACGACCGAGGGCGGCGGCGGGTGTTCGCGGCCGGCGCGGTGCTCCTGTCCGCGGCCAGTGTGGTGTGCGCCGCGGCCCCCGACGCGGGGACGTTCGTCGCGGGGCGGATCGCGCAGGGCGTGGGCAGCGCGGCGCTGATCGCCACGGGGCTGGGCATCATCGGCCACGCCTACACGGGCGGCCCCGAACGGGCCCGCGCCACGGGGATCTGGGGGGCGATGCTCGGGGCGGGCATCGCCCTGGGCCCGATCGCCTCCTCCGCACTGGCCGAGGCCGTCCACTGGCGGCTGTGGTACTGGTTCACGGCGGTCGCCGCCCTCCCCCTCGCCCTCGCGGCGCTGCGCCTGCTCCCGGAGTCGCGGGCCGACCGGCGACGCGGCCAGGACCTGTGGGGCGCGCTCACGATGACCGCCGGGGTCGCGGCGCTGATGACGGCGATCACGCTCGGCGGGGACGGCTGGGGACGCCCCGTCGTGCTCGGCCTGTTCGCCGCCGCCGCCGGGCTGCTGGGCGTGTTCTGCCTGGTGGAGTCGCGCCGTCGGGAGCCGATGCTCGACCTGCGGCTGTTCCGCCATCCGGGCTTCGTGGTGTCGGTCCTGGGGGCGTTGTTCACCGGGCTGGCCGTCATCGGGATCATGAGCTACCTGTCCACGGTGCTCGAACGCACCCTCGGGCTGTCGCCGCTCGGCACGTCCATGGTCTTCGGGCTCTGGTCGGGCATGGCGTTCCTGGTGGCGCTCCAGGCCCGGAGACTGGCGCCCGTCCTGTCCGCCCGGCACCTGCTCGCCGTCGGGCTGCTGCTCAGCGCGGTCGGCGAGGCCGGGCTCCTCGGTACGGGGCCGGGCGACTCCTGGTGGCGGCTCGTCCCCGGCCTGGCGGTCGCGGGCGTCGGGAGCGGCCTGGCCAACGCCGTGCTGGCGCGCCTGGCCGTGGAGAGCGTGCCGGCCGACCGGGCGGCCATGGGTGCGGGGGCCGGCAACACCGCCCGCTATGTCGGGGCCTCGATCGGCGTCGCCATGGTCGTGGCCCTGGCCACCGCCGGCGGCGGCGGTGACGCGGCCGACCCCGAGGCGCTCGCCCGGGGGGCCGATCTGGCGATCATGGTGTCGGCCGCGCTGGCGCTGATCGCCGCCGTCCTGGCCGCCCTCATCCGCGACGGCGGGCCGACGGCCGGCGGTTCACCCGCCGAAGCCGAACGCCAACGGGGACTCGACGGGAACCTCCGGCAGGGCGGTGTTGGCGACGGTGACGAGCTGCCGTGAGCCGTTGAGCCGCTGCCACTGCCCCGCCACCAGCGGCACGCCCGCGACGCCGGGGGCGGGCCCGCGCGTCCAGTCCAGGGATCCGGCGAGGGTGTCGAGAGAGGTGCCGCTCAGGGCCGTGGCGACGGCGGCCCGGTCTGCGGCGTCGTCGGCGACGCCGAGCGCGTGCGCGGCCACCTCCAGCAAGGCGTGGGCCAGGCCAAGGGGCTGCAGCCACGCCCGGCCGGTCTCGCGTCGATAGTCCCGTGCCAGCGTCCGCGGTGTCGTGTCGTCGAGCGAGGAGTGGAACGGGTGACGCGGCGTCCAGTAGACGAGCGTGGCGACATCGTCGGCGCTGTCGGGAGCGGGCGGCTCGCCACCCGGGTGAACGCTGTCGGGGTAGGCGAGCCAGCGGGAGCTGGTGATCAGCTTCGGCGTCCAACCGACCGCCGCCGCCTGCGCGCGGAACCGGCCCAGGTCCGCCGCCGTCGCGGCGGTGGTCACCACCGTGACGCCGGCCTCGCGGAGCCGCGCGATGTACGGGCCGAAGTCGCGGACGCCCTCCGGATGGCCGCCCGGGTCGTGGATCTCGAAGCCCTCCGCCTTCGCCGCCGCCCGGAACCCCGTGGGGTCGTCGCCGCGCAGGTGCTCGCCCTGGGCCCCGTCGTTCCACAGACAGCCCACGCGCGCGTCCGGGTCCGCCGTGCGCCACAGCCCGGCGAAGACCGCCCCGATGTCGCCCAACCCCCAGCAGAAGTGCGCGCCCCACGAGCCGTCGTCCTCGAACATCCCCCGGTACACCTGCCAGGGCAGGGTGGTCGACAGGCAGGGGATCCGCGCGTCACGGCACTCGGCGGCGATCGCGGGCACCATCTCCGTCCCCGCCATGGTCACCACGAGCACCATCCGCGGATCGGCGGCGAGCTCCCGGACGGCCCGACGCGCGGCGCCGGGCTCGGAGCGGCTGTCCTTCCCCACGAGCCGTACCCGGCGGTCTCCGCCCGCGACGCCGGCCAACAGCGGGGCCATGCGCTCCGCGCAGTAGGCCAGTGGGTCGCCCAGGTGGGCCAGCCGCCCGCTCAGCGGCAGCACGATGCCGATTCGCACGTCCTCGTCCACGCACCCTCCCGACTCGGGGCGCGGCCGCACCTGCCGTTCGACCGCGTCCGGGTATCGGGCACCAGTGATATCACGTACCGTGAATATGTCCTTACGGTTCGCAACGTTGGTGAAGGGTCAGGCGAGGTCCTCGATGAACTCGACGAGCTGGGTGAGATTGCGGCACTCGTACATCGGAACGATCTCTCCGTACGCCTCGGCGGCGGAGTCCCCGGTGTTCCACTCGCGGCGCGGCTCGGGGTTGAGCCAGTAGGCGTGCCGGGCCTGCCCCGCCAGTCGGCGCAGGGTCGGCAGCGACAGCCCGCCGTGGTTGGAGCGGGCGTCCCCGAGGATGAGCAGGGCGGTCCGCGACGTCACGGCGTCGCGGTACCTCTCGTCGAACACCTCGATCGCGTGCCCGTAGTCGCTGCGGCCCGTGATCCACACCAGGTCCGCCTCCCGGGCGAGCCTCGTCATCGCGTCCGCGACGTCCACCCCGGGCGCGAAGAACCGGGTGATCTCGTCGGTGGTGTCGATGAACGCGAACGCCCGGACCTTGGTGAACTGCTCGCGC
The DNA window shown above is from Thermomonospora umbrina and carries:
- a CDS encoding SDR family NAD(P)-dependent oxidoreductase, with the translated sequence MTEGKAILITGATGGIGAALVRALSARGRTVYAGARGDAPDLASLPGVRVVRLDVTDAAGVAEAAAEVRAAQGGRGLHAVVNNAGLIVQGPMELVPPEELRRQFEVNVHGPAIVTRAFLPLLREGRGRVVNVSAASALAAPPGLGPIAASKAALESLSDATRLELAPWGIPVSVVRPGAVSTAIFGKAEEAARIALRRADPEAVAMYRPMLDAIERTIADQSPAPVDGVVRTLIKAIEARRPRRHYTCGRDARLLAVVSRLPAGPRDRIVASAFGLRRLPRPPAGASATGPANTAG
- a CDS encoding SPW repeat domain-containing protein, which gives rise to MARFAWEDAVAFVAGLVAVLAPELWADATAARQPLMVLGALLALSGLYALIGAAGPSAWTTTAFAVLTFGSPWAFGFTGEGSAAWTAWLAGGAAAIVGLWTAVQTTTAEQAGSEQVNA
- a CDS encoding TetR/AcrR family transcriptional regulator, whose amino-acid sequence is MRKRGRAEGDTRTRILDAAEELFAADGYEATATAGLARRAKVPKGLVFHYFPQKIDLLVALVEERTLVEVLPEDSVEATPGDPAGTLSGLARRFPLRASPAMRRILFREADTHRTVRDRLRSLNGEVLRRARGALEVALPGARGDAARLEVAAATFTAVLLYQENLSQLTGEHIDPDAVADLIARALGA
- a CDS encoding winged helix-turn-helix transcriptional regulator translates to MALGKDYTGQDCSLARALEIVGERWTLLIVRDAFYGVRRFTDFQAHLDVPRAVLAARLQTLVEAGVLVKQGHDYVLTEMGRELWPGLHAFARWAERHVRAGVPTRLYLHAACGGRLDPDGTCPECGGVVPPQDVETRPSADRVPLRDDPVTRALGRPRRLLEPLEPSESPEP
- a CDS encoding MFS transporter; the protein is MLVLPSAATLLALMNYCAPMTTLTATAAGLGAGSAAQVWMLSGISLGLGATLLVAGGLADDRGRRRVFAAGAVLLSAASVVCAAAPDAGTFVAGRIAQGVGSAALIATGLGIIGHAYTGGPERARATGIWGAMLGAGIALGPIASSALAEAVHWRLWYWFTAVAALPLALAALRLLPESRADRRRGQDLWGALTMTAGVAALMTAITLGGDGWGRPVVLGLFAAAAGLLGVFCLVESRRREPMLDLRLFRHPGFVVSVLGALFTGLAVIGIMSYLSTVLERTLGLSPLGTSMVFGLWSGMAFLVALQARRLAPVLSARHLLAVGLLLSAVGEAGLLGTGPGDSWWRLVPGLAVAGVGSGLANAVLARLAVESVPADRAAMGAGAGNTARYVGASIGVAMVVALATAGGGGDAADPEALARGADLAIMVSAALALIAAVLAALIRDGGPTAGGSPAEAERQRGLDGNLRQGGVGDGDELP
- a CDS encoding ABC transporter substrate-binding protein, with the protein product MDEDVRIGIVLPLSGRLAHLGDPLAYCAERMAPLLAGVAGGDRRVRLVGKDSRSEPGAARRAVRELAADPRMVLVVTMAGTEMVPAIAAECRDARIPCLSTTLPWQVYRGMFEDDGSWGAHFCWGLGDIGAVFAGLWRTADPDARVGCLWNDGAQGEHLRGDDPTGFRAAAKAEGFEIHDPGGHPEGVRDFGPYIARLREAGVTVVTTAATAADLGRFRAQAAAVGWTPKLITSSRWLAYPDSVHPGGEPPAPDSADDVATLVYWTPRHPFHSSLDDTTPRTLARDYRRETGRAWLQPLGLAHALLEVAAHALGVADDAADRAAVATALSGTSLDTLAGSLDWTRGPAPGVAGVPLVAGQWQRLNGSRQLVTVANTALPEVPVESPLAFGFGG